The genomic stretch gaattttattttgagaaaaagaagTCTATGTAACTTGAGACAGATAatctttaaaataattttacagatgTTTCGAATATTTGTCATACTGAAAATCTTTATTGTGTTTCGTATGAACGCACTACTACTAGTTGTGATATCACCAGGATTGAATGTACAAGATCATTATAGTGCATGATAATTATACTGCGCTGAAACTGGTTTTtagtttaaattaaaatttagaaACTGGTTAAAACCATGTAAAAAGATATACCACCGGATATTATCtgaaatcaattgaaataaGGTATAGTATAAGTAACACCAAAGTATAAATATGCaggttatataaatataccgaataaaatgaaatttcggtgtAACTTACAGAGGCAAAAGTTTCCAAAGACATCGGCGTGAATTTTCCCGCGGTCAAAATTGCAGGTCGTTGGGATCGCGTTAGCAAAATGAGGACCATAGCATTCACGGAACGTGAGCCGTTGTAACAAGGGACCTCATAAGCCGCGCGTGCTATCTTGATGCTCTACGAAatgcgaaaagaaaaactaacaatGATTGCATCAAGGATTGGGTTAACGATTTCTGTGATGTTCAAGTATGCTCACCTCGTCAGCGAGAGTGTCTGCTGgccaacaagaaaaaaaaagtgcggtACTTGCCAGACTCTGGAACTATAAACgacaaacatttttaattGTCGATCCGATTATGTTCAACTATTCGATCTGAGTAGGAGATGAAGATGCACGATTATGGCTTGATTACCTTCGTGAGCTCAGCTGCTGAAATAGCCATGATGTACATCTCAGTGACGAGTTGTGTCAGATAATTGTATTGATTTACGTCTTCAAGCTCGGCATAGAGGctacgaaaaatgaaaatttttattattttctaggactaaaatgaagaataaagcTGAATTTTTGCTGATGCAATTGGGTAATGTAGCAATACTCAAATTATTGTGTACAGTATAATTATAGAACGAATAGGTAGAGTAGAATAGTTACTTCAATACGATCTGATGATGGCGGATGCACTTTGCTAACTCCTCTTCGTAACTTCTGTCTGTCTCCCCAGTTAATACATTGAGTTTTTCTTTGGAAAGTTCTATAATCCGGCTTCGAATGACAGAGAATTGTCCACGCAGGTTGAAACTCAATATAGTTCCAATCATGTCACAAGAAGCAATGTACGAATGTCGGATGTAAGTAAATGCGGTCCAAAGTATGAACTTTATTGCGTCATGTGAATTAGAAGTAGAATTTTCGTTACGGGTGGATGAATACAATTTTACTGTGGAATTAGCAGGCTTCGAGAACTGCCTTACAACCGTATTCACAGCGTGCATGGTAACCCCATAACTAGCGCCAACAAAGATAACCGAACTAATAATTTTAGTTCGCTTAATCCACGGCAAGATTATTTTATGGTTTGCGAGGTCAGCTTCTTCCCACATCGCCTCGCAGATTGAAAACAAACGCGTGATTCTTGGACGATATACAATAACGAAGATTGATCTGAGTTGTACTGAGAAAAGGCCGGCCAACATTCTGAAACTTTGAAGCAACTCGTTCACGCTGTGAttctgcataaaaaaaaatttgcttcgtATTATCGCTCCGTGAGAATAATTTACACAAGAATTAGAAAtgacttcagattttttaatcgattcaTACGGGAGAGATTATTTTCCAGAAtcttagtatttggctgatattgaattttttgcttcaGGATCTAGAAGACGTATCCAACAAAAGAGAAGGGATACAcatgaaatggaaaatttttaacgtttcAGTGACGGGAAATTTGACAAAACGAACCGTGGTGATATTTAGTCTCAGTTTACTAAATCAATACTTTTCATCCGACAAGGCTTACAGACTCAAATACCTTCACCGATCGTTTAATTCAGaaccgaaaaatttcactgagAAACGGTATTGCTTGACGCCTAATTGTAGATCTAAGCATAGTGCCCAAAGGCATGGATCAGCGAAAATGCTGTTTCGTCAAGCCAAGTGTATAAAGATGAGTGCCTTAGGAATTTGCCTTtcacagaaaatttattcgaatttcaaagtGGCGTGCAACGGGTGGGCCAAAACTTTTGTACTCAAGCTGCCAtttaattttagtaaaaaCTTCACCTTCCTATACGAAAACGCTCGTGTTTTCTTACGATTTCGTACACCTCATCCACAAAAGTTAAACGTCAagcattattaattttctaataTCTTCGTATAGTTGAAATTGATTCTTACGATGAAATTGATTGGACGGGTGTATGGTTCGTGATTTACTAAGTTGATTTGGGGATTTTAAGGTTCGGGTAACTTCTTGAATTATTCTATGCTCATTATTTATTGCTGAAACTTATTCAAATGGTATTCCCTCCGCGTAGGactaaatgagaaaaaaagtgaagaaacagATCGAATAGTGCAAAGTCCGTAGTGTGATCAAAACTACGTGAATTTCTTCGTTTACATTAACGCGAATAAATTTATGATCGCTTTTTAGCTCACCTGAAAACATATGTATTGAATTTCGGGAACGAGCAGATAAAAGGTGGCCCACAGTGGAAGCGTTGCTAAAAAGTCGGTCAGAAGTGATTTCCACAAAGCGGATGATCCACCGATAGGAAGGATGCCCGCTAATCGAAAGAAGAACTTCGCCAGCCAAAGGTGACCCCAGAAAGCTCTTCGCACAGTCATCGCAAGGCTGAAGGATTTTCACTCTTTATATCTCAGGTTTTTTCAACTGCGACTAATATGTGTATTAAATACAATGATTATCAGGAATTCGGTGTAATAGTGGCGTAGTTTTCAGGAGAATAGTTGCCCCCGAGAACGACAAGCTTGAACTGAACTGACTAAGTCGTACgcactgattgtgagcttcCATTGTGCTTGTTGCGGACTACTTGTTATCCCCTCTGCGCCTCATCCAACGATTTTGATGAGAACCTTCTGTGCTTGTACTTGTAATCCCCTCCCGTGAGCTGTCTCCAGGTTGCCAGGAATGAGCAGGAAAGACACATTGCTCGAACTAGGTTTGCGTTGACGCTGACGTGGAGGATGATGACATAAGTGACGCTGTGGGCTTGAACAACTCTTAAATCGTGAAATGTCGTCGCATCGATACATCAAATAGGTTTACAATTAACTATTGCACTTGAATGAGGTTCACATTGATTTTgcttgaaattttctaaaccACCTCCACCGAGACACGTGATTAAATATGCTATCTCTGGAACACCCATTTTctagaatctgaaaaaaatcagccaaatcaagttaaatgtaacaaaatttttgaaatactgtcaaaaatatacttttgatTGTAGCCAAAGATATgttatcttgaaaaattatatatgaaAGGAGATATAATaagtggaataatttttttggctgaaaaatattacgtttAGGGAATTTTGCTACATCGAATATTTATcccttataaaaatttataattattatttaaaattacgtACCTTTTGCTGTAATGGTGTCCACCTTCTACAGAAGTCCAAAAGTTTACTTTAATTTTACCgtgatttttagaaattttttcagatttcacaAAATGGGCACTTCGGAAATAGCAAATTAAATGATATCTCAGATaggagttttcaaaaaatttcccaacaGACGGAGCTGTGTTGTGTGTAAAAAATCTGCGGCAAATCTAAAGTCAGAATCACACAATAATACCAAagacaatttaattttttaaatcgtgaaATTGTAATGCAACGCCGTATATGAGGGTTGACTGTAACTGACCTTGCCAACTCATGCAGAAATAACTTGTAACAAAAATAACCTAaaccaacaataataatttaaaaaaagcaccgaatccacacacacaccatTCTGTACGAGAAACACGGACGGTTACTCTCCCTCAGCGGGAGAAgaccgtttctacaagtttgtTTCCACAAGTGGCGatcctacaagttcgtttctacggtcaaataatttttattaaattaaattaaatcaaaatttacgaaaatgcCAATTAAATAGAAGAGTTCGtgagaaacgaacttgtagaacTGTTTACTTGTAGAAATGATACCCTCTCGTCGCAGCCCAAAGGTAGAATAAGTTCAGCCTCCGTATGACAAGGGCAGAAACGAACCTTCGATTATTTACGTGGCGACGCCTATAATTTATTCTTATGAAATTCTTATTTGGTATTCCTTCGATTTATaagtatttgaaaacaaatctAATCCTACATAATCTGAATTGActtttgttttataaaatctGCTTAATTTGAAGTTTAAGATTTTGATTAGTGAGAAAACTATAAGTATTACGTGATGTGAATTCAATCTttgacaaataattatttcgaggaatattataaaaatatttcaattgttccaaatttatattttatatgaaattaagataattcataattaaaaattaatattatttacgaGACTATAGATGAATTGCATTTTTGATATTGACTTGAGAgaagattataaaattatttcaacagttccaaatatattttttttataaaactagGATAATTAGTGCTTAAAAATTCACACTAATTACGAGGCTACAATTTTTTCGTGATAatagatttaatttttgattaaaaaaatggcCAAATAATTGTTAGACTTAAAACGTATCTCTCATAACATCAAgccaattaataataattacacatatatgtattagtAACGAAATTGTAGTTGTTTTATGATATTAAATTTAACCAATAAAATACTTCAATTAACAAAAACAATGATTGGCATATGTAATCAATTATTCGTATTATTTTGTTGtatcaatattatttgatTAGGTTATTTTTGATACAGGTTTTTTTTGTCATGGATCAtgagttatttttgtttgagtTATTTGGCCCTAGTATCGTATTTGAGTCTGCCAAATGGCGGTCATCTGCTACAAGAAGCTGCAGATATAACTTCCGTAGAGAATATTTATGTGTGTGCTTCacgtttaatattttcaaaactctaTGACACAAAATTTGCTGATCTATTCCATTTAAATCAATAATGCAATACTTCTAAGTCCGAACATGGTTTATTCGCCGGTTAATCGGCGATGCTGCGTGACTTCGTGAGACATTTGCGCTTTTGCGGTGATCATGTAAAGACCGAAACAATAGAAAATAAGTAATTGCAACTCTTACAACAGTTAGCACTTACAATCAATGAATAAAAGTTTCCATTAACAATTCCTTGAGCTTACCTAACGAGGTGCATATTTCGAATCCGGGGTCGGCGGATGCGTTAAAAGTTACTCCACAAAGACCATGTTGATCCCAATTGGTTGACAAATgatttcccaaaaaaaaaaagtcattcaTGGAAGAATTTCGCAGAAggaaattttaacgattgtTAAGTGaatcaatatttaaataattgccCAGACATTTCGAATACCTTTGATACTCCTAAATCTTTATTATGACGTAACGTCAGCACGATTAAAGATACAATACTCTAATGTTTAATGCGAAATGGACGCTCGAGAAACAGTTCAGAAACTGCTTAAAAGCATGCACAAAGATATACCACTGGACGTTATCTGAAAGTAATTTAAATGTCACAATATCAGCAAACCTGCAAGATGGGAATTATAAACCGGCAAGGAATGTGATGACGATTTCACTTACAGATGAAAAAGTTTCCATGGATAACCCGACAAATTTTCCGGCGCTCAATATTGCTGGCCGTTGTGATCTTGCCAGCATAACTGCCACCATAACTCCCTCGGAACGTGATCCTTGATCCCATGGAACCTCGTAAACAGCCTGAGCGACTTTACTGCTCTGGAAAAATCGAAagacaataatgaaaaatagtatCAAGACACAGCCTGATAATTTGGACATTGCTCAATTCTCACTTCGACTGAGAGAGTGTCCGCTGGccaacaagaaaagaaaagtccATTGATTACCAGTATAAATGTTATAAGGTGCTGCAACGACCCGAAATTCTGTAACTATAGATAAGAGACCAGGGTTAGGTTGAACCAAgtatctcaattttttaattatactgaACAACAATGGCTATAGTTTACCTTTGTAAATTCCGCTGCTGAAATGGCCATGATGTACATCTCAGTGACGAGTTGTATCagataattgaattgattCACATCTTCCAGCTCAGCGCAGAGCCTACGAAAAAGCAGAATTTTGATTGTTACCATGAGATGTTAAAGAATCTGATATTTAGGTAAAGCAAGTAGCAAACTGTTGTTGTACGTATAAGTCTGAAAGCAATcgacaaaataaaatacccACTCCAATACGATTTGATGACGACGGATGCATTTCTTCAACCCCTCGCAAAAGCTGTAATTCGTATTGCCATCCgcttcatcaaaattttctttcgacaGCTCCGAAAGCCAACTGCGAACGACACCGAAATGTCCACAAATGTTGAAACTCAATATAGTCCCAGTCATATCACAAGCAGCAATGTATGAAACTCCGATGTAAGTGATGATAATTTGAAGCGTATACTTGATTTCATACTGCGGACTAGGAGTAGAATCCTCTTCATGGATGAACGGATAATATTTTGTGGTCGAATTAACAGGAGCCGAGAGCTGCTTTACTATCGTATTCACAATGTGCATGGCAACCACACAATTAGcaccaaaaaagaaaaccgtaCTAACGATTTTACCTAGCTGGACCCAAGGCAAAATCATTTTACGTTCTGCGAGATCGGCTTCCTCCCACATCGTCTCACAGATTAAAAACAAACGCATGATCCTATGACGATATACCATAACGAAAACTGCTCTGAATTGTCCTGTCAAAACGGCGGATATAATTACCAAAGCTTCAAGCATACCATCAACGCTGGGgttctgtataaaaaaaaggtttaGCGTTATTGATTCGTAAAGTGTTAAAAATACTGTGCTCGGAACTGCAAGAGGAAAATCAAGAGCAATAAGGAAAGTCTGGAGCTTAATCTGAACGGCTTAGGATGTCCAacataaatcgaaaaaaaaaaaaaaaaaaaaacaagagatGCATATGTTCGGTTTTCATCTTACTTGACAACATATGTATTGTACTTCTGGGATGAGCAGATAGAAGCTGGCCCACAGTGGTAAGGTGGCTAAAAATTCGGTCAGTATTGACTTCCACAAAGCAGATGATCCACCGATGGGAAGAACGCCCGCAAACTGCAAAAACAACTTGGCCAGCCAAAAGTGATCCCAGAAAGCTGTTTGCTCCGACATTGCTAATCTGAGTTGTGTACAGTCACAATTTTGGCTATATCCTTTACGAATATTGTATTGCGAGATATAACAaatggaaattcaaaatggtgatGCTGTCCGTGGGAGAAGAGCTGCTCCCGAGAAAGACTGGGCTGAACTGAAGTGTTCGAGCAATACGTGAAGAGCTTGCAACTGCTCGTTGTATTGTGGCTACTCATTATCCATCCCCTCTACTTTTCTCCTAGTATCGCATCAGTGAGAGAAATGTCTCCAACAAGTGCTTTCTGCGTTTGTATTCGTAATCCCTCTCTGCGATTGATCGTCAAGTATCAGCCATGGATGAACAGGAAAAAATGACTCGTACGTGCAGTTTGTGATGACGGTTacattgacgatgaaaatttgtaaaaatgtacaataaatattctcaaatgAGGCAATCAGTATCGCTTTCAGTGTTCTGAATCACCGTGAAAAAACGACTCGGACTGGAACAGGAAAGTGGTAAGTCAAAAATATATTAGCAAGGGTGAATGTGATATGGATGCAGGATTTTGTTGCTCTTTGGGGCGTTCGATGCGGATGATAGCAAGTGACCTCAGAGGGTGATGAGCACTTGGACTCTGAATAATAATGAACGAAATAGACATTGAGTCTATGCATTTTTTTAGTACAGTACTCACCCATCACTGCAACGTTGGGAACCGAGACACCTGTCGCGTGTAACTGATCAGTAATGATATCGAAAAAACACTCTACGATCGCCACCCTCTCATTGAAGTTAGAATTTATTGTCGATGCGCTTCTTCGCCGTGCATATCATCAGGATTGGTTTTTGTACCGCTCGCGGTGTAATTTCTCTCTATATGCTGGGATCAACCTTCGTAGAGCATTAATCTTTGATATAACATTGAACAATGGAAACACGCGTTTGATCTTACGATTGTTGTTCGTTGAATTTTATACTTCTCATAAACAAGGAAGGATCATTTTCTATTCGCTTCGTTgttcaaattgatttcgagtgCTTGTAAAGACGAACAGACGATAATAATAGGCATTTcgagtattgaaaattataaaacattttattgttATGTTGATCTATCTAGTACTAGCTGTAGTGCGGCCGAAAATTACCTGCCCAAACTTACTTGTAAGAGAGACATAAAGTATGTAATCAGATATTGAGCAAGACCATGCAAAACGATAGGCCGTTTGACGTAATCTGAAAAccattgtaaataaaattatcacagtaatataatttataatctatATCAAATAACATGCAAATGACGGTTAAACTCACAGAAGAAAAAGTCTGCAAAGACAACTGGACGAATTTTCCTGCACGCAGCGTTGCAGGGCGTTGGGAACGCGCTATCATAATTGCTACCATGGTTTTTTCACGAGACGATCCGCGATGCCAGG from Diprion similis isolate iyDipSimi1 chromosome 12, iyDipSimi1.1, whole genome shotgun sequence encodes the following:
- the LOC124413153 gene encoding odorant receptor 10a-like, translated to MSEQTAFWDHFWLAKLFLQFAGVLPIGGSSALWKSILTEFLATLPLWASFYLLIPEVQYICCQNPSVDGMLEALVIISAVLTGQFRAVFVMVYRHRIMRLFLICETMWEEADLAERKMILPWVQLGKIVSTVFFFGANCVVAMHIVNTIVKQLSAPVNSTTKYYPFIHEEDSTPSPQYEIKYTLQIIITYIGVSYIAACDMTGTILSFNICGHFGVVRSWLSELSKENFDEADGNTNYSFCEGLKKCIRRHQIVLELCAELEDVNQFNYLIQLVTEMYIMAISAAEFTKLQNFGSLQHLITFILVINGLFFSCWPADTLSVESSKVAQAVYEVPWDQGSRSEGVMVAVMLARSQRPAILSAGKFVGLSMETFSSITSSGISLCMLLSSF
- the LOC124413636 gene encoding uncharacterized protein LOC124413636: MTVRRAFWGHLWLAKFFFRLAGILPIGGSSALWKSLLTDFLATLPLWATFYLLVPEIQYICFQNHSVNELLQSFRMLAGLFSVQLRSIFVIVYRPRITRLFSICEAMWEEADLANHKIILPWIKRTKIISSVIFVGASYGVTMHAVNTVVRQFSKPANSTVKLYSSTRNENSTSNSHDAIKFILWTAFTYIRHSYIASCDMIGTILSFNLRGQFSVIRSRIIELSKEKLNVLTGETDRSYEEELAKCIRHHQIVLNLYAELEDVNQYNYLTQLVTEMYIMAISAAELTKFQSLASTALFFSCWPADTLADESIKIARAAYEVPCYNGSRSVNAMVLILLTRSQRPAILTAGKFTPMSLETFASIISGGISFYMLLGRSVFSAGVIKKLRKPSSRQNNSTTSKVES